Below is a window of Staphylococcus succinus DNA.
TCAACTTGTAACATTAAGTACCCATGATAATGTTTTATTCTTTACGAATAAAGGCCGTGTATACAAACTTAAAGGTTACGAAGTGCCAGAACTCTCACGTCAGTCTAAAGGTATCCCAGTTGTAAATGCGATTGAATTGGATAGCGATGAAGTGATTAGCACAATGATTGCCGTGAAAGATTTAGAAAGCGAAGAAGACTACTTAATATTTGCGACTCTTAAAGGTAGAGTGAAACGTTCAGCGTTAAGTAACTTTGCACATATTAATAGAAACGGTAAGATAGCGATTAGCTTTAAAAATGACGATGAATTGATAGCAGTTCGATTAACAGATGGTCAGCATGATATTCTGATTGGTACGTCACATGCATCACTTATACGTTTCCCAGAAGATTCATTACGTCCACTTGGTCGTACCGCAGCAGGTGTAAAAGGTATTACACTTAGAGATGGCGATAAAGTTGTAGGACTAGATGTTACGCAATCTGATAGTGACGATGAGATTTTAGTTGTGACAGAAAATGGTTACGGTAAACGTACACCAGTTAATGACTATAGATTATCTAACCGTGGCGGTAAAGGTATTAAGACGGCTACAATCACAGAGCGTAATGGTAACATCGTATGTATTACATCAGTGAATGGTCAAGAAGATTTAATGGTTGTGACCAATTCAGGTGTTATCATCCGTATTGATATCCAAGACATTTCTCAAAATGGACGTGCTGCACAAGGTGTAAGATTGATTAAACTTAGTGATGATCAATTTGTTTCAACTGTAGCGAAAGTTAGTGAGGAAGATAAGGCAGCTGAAGAAGCCGAAGATTTAGAAACTGATAACGAAGCGCTAGAAATAGCACAAACGGAACAACTTACTCAAGAAGAGTCGGTAAATGAAACAGTTATTGAAGATGATGTTCCAGGCAATGCTATACACACTGAAGACGACGCTGATGAAGATGGTCGTCAAGAGGTAAGACAAGACTTTATGGATCGTGTGAATGAAGATATTGATCATGCAGACGATGAAGAATAAAGTGTTATTACAAAAATAGGCATAAATTAAGACCCACCTCTTAAGAGGTGGGTCTTTTTTAAGGTGGATGATTAATCCTCTAATGTTTTCATAATGTGTGGAATTTCGCTAATAAGTCTTGATGGTGGCACAACATACATTGTTTCTGCTAATTTCTCGCCGATGAAACTATGTGCATAAACTGCGCTCGTTACAGCTTCTTGCATGTCATTAAACTGACCTACAAAGCTTGTAATCATGCCAGCTAAAGTATCGCCCATTCCACCTGTAGCCATTGCAGGCGTACCAATAGGTAATTTATACTCATTATCTTTGAAATAAATTTCTGTGCCATGTTTTTTTAATACAATTGTGGCACCAATACGGTCAGCTGCTTCACGATTACGCTCATCAGTTTGTTCTTCTATTGGAATATTACTTAAACGTTCCCACTCTTTTTGATGTGGTGTGAAAATCACTTTACATGTTGGTATGGCAGGTTTCAATTTGCTGAAAATGGTTATTGCATCTCCATCTACAATAAGCGTTTGGTGAGGTTGGATATTTTGTAGTAAGAAAGTAATTGCATTATTACCTTTAAAATCACAACCTAATCCAGGTCCGATAAGGATACAATCTGTATTTTCAATCATTTTAGTTAACATTTTTGTATCATTAATATCAATAACCATCGCTTCAGGACAACGCGAGTGAAGTGCAGCGTGATTAGTTGGATGTGTTGCTACTGTGATTAATCCACTACCACTATATACACATGCACGTGCAGCAAGCATGATTGCGCCCCCTAAATTGACATTGCCTCCAATTAAAAGAATCTTACCATAATCACCTTTGTGCGTTTCATCTTTACGTTTTGGAATGCTGACTGATGACAAAATTTCCAATTTGAAACCTCCTTTTAAAGCTAATAATCTTCTATGTGTGTGCTTATAATTTTTATAATATGATTTATGATTGCTTGAAAAAAATAGAAGTAAATCACTTTAATATCATAAAGGAATTACTTAAGAGGTTGAGACAAATGTATTTTATACAATGGCAGACCGATTTGCGGCATCCGAAGTACGTTGTCACAAAATTTACCCGACTCATTCAAATTTAAGAAATAATTTGTGTGTCGACCAATTTTGTTTAAAACATAAATACTTTTATCCCGACCTCTTTAAATGTCATATTTTTTATTAGTTTTTCAAATACAATAGAGTATATTATACCTGCTTTGCACTTTAGTCAATAGTTAAAGAGATGAAGACATTATTTATAGTTATAAAAATTTAAGTAAAGACTCCTTTATCCCATTAAAACAGTAATTTAATACCATGTTACGGATGTGCGTTATGCTATTGTTCTATTAAATTTGTAAGCGTATACTCGGATTAATTGAAGAGAAATTATAAAACAAACAAGGAGATGGGTATATGACATTACAACTTAATGGAGACATATTAACAATTAATGATATAAAGAGATTTTTATATGAAGAAGACAGCGTAGCGATTACAGAAGATGCTTATGAACGTGTGAAGAAGAGTCGAGCAATAGTCGAAAATATTATTAAAAATAAAGAAACTATTTATGGTATTACTACGGGATTTGGATTATTTAGTGATGTCCGTATAGATGAAGGCGAATATAATCAGTTACAAGTTAATTTAATTCGCTCACATGCGTGTGGTATAGGTAAACCATTTTCAGAAGAAGTTTCATTAGTGATGATGATATTAAGATTGAATACATTATTAAAAGGCCACTCTGGCGCCACTGTAGATTTAGTAGATCAATTAGTTTACTTCATCAACCAACGTATCATACCAGTTGTTCCGCAACAAGGTTCACTCGGTGCTTCTGGTGATTTAGCGCCACTTTCACACTTAGCATTAGCTTTAATCGGTGAGGGTAATGTATTTTACCAAGGCGAAGAGGTAGACAGTAGATATGTCTTAAAAAAATTAAATCATAAAGCATTAGAACTACAAGCTAAAGAAGGTTTGGCATTAATTAACGGTACACAAGCAATGACTGCACAAGGTGTTATAAACTATATTGAAGCAGAGAATTTAGGCTATCAAGCTGAATGGATTTCTGCACTTACACACCAAGCTTTAAATGGTATTACAGATGCTTATAATGAAAATGTACATAAAGTACGTAATTTCCAAGAACAAATAGATGTTGCAGCACGTATGTTGGATTGGTTGGAAGGATCTGAGTTAACGACGAAACAAGGAGAAGTACGCGTACAAGATGCTTATACATTGCGTTGTATTCCTCAAATACATGGCGCTAGTTTCCAAGTCTTCAATTATGTTAAAGAAAAGTTAGAGTGCGAAATGAATGCAGCTAATGATAATCCTTTAATATTTGATGAAGGTGATGAGAAACTTGTAATTTCTGGCGGTAACTTCCATGGCCAACCTATTGCCTTTGCCTTAGACTTCTTGAAACTTGGTGTGAGTGAGCTTGCAAATGTTTCAGAACGTCGTCTAGAACGCCTTGTGAATCCTCAGTTGAATAATGGGCTACCTGCCTTCTTAAGCCCACAACCAGGTTTACAAAGTGGTGCAATGATAATGCAATATGCAGCAGCAAGTTTAGTATCAGAGAATAAAACACTTGCCCATCCAGCGAGTGTGGATTCTATTCCATCTTCAGCAAATCAAGAAGATCATGTTTCTATGGGGACTATTGGTGCACGCCATGGCTATCAAATGATTGAAAATGCACGCCGAGTTTTAGCAATAGAAACAATCATTGCATTACAAGCGGTAGAATATAAAGACATTGATAAACTATCACCTAAGACATATGAAAAATATCAATCCTTACGTCAACTTGTCCCTTCAATTACTGAAGATAGACAATTCCATAAAGATATTGAAGCAGTATCACAATATTTACAAGATATGGCATATAGTGATGAAATATAATTAGGACAATAGTATCTCTCTTGAAAATAGTGATGTTATTTGCTATATTTAAAGCAAGTAAATAAGTCATTGTTCGTAGGATAAGTAATATTAATTGCTTGATTTCAGAGAGCTTGTGGTTAGTGAGAACAAGTAATCGGCATTAATATGAATCTACCTACTTTATAGAGAACAATCGGTTTTAGCCGTTATTTTAGTGAGAGAGCAGTCTGATTTGACTGTTAAATAGGGTGGCAACGCGTAGACCACGTCCCTTGTAAAGGGGGACGTGGTCTTTTCTATGCGTTTTTATCCAATAATTTAAAAAATGAAAGGATGGAAATAACATGTTAGATATAAAAGTTTTCCGTAATGAACCAGATTTCATTAAAGAAAAAGTCAAAAAACGTGGTATGGATGTAAAAGTTGTAGATGATGTATTGGAATTAGATGAGCAACGTCGTCAGTTAATTAGTAAAGCAGAAGAAATGAAAGCAGAGCGTAATAAAGTAAGTGGAGAAATTGCTCAAAAGAAACGTAATAAAGAAGATGCCGATGATGCAATTACAGCAATGCGTAATCTTGGTGATGAAATTAAAGCATTAGATGATACTTTAAACCAAGTTGATCAAGAGCTTAATGACAAATTATCTCGTATTCCAAATATCATTCAAGATGAAGTGCCAGAAGGTGCTACAGAAGATGATAATGTAGAAGTTAAGCGTTGGGGCACGCCAAGATCATTTGACTTTGAAGCCCAAGCACATTGGGATTTAGTAGAAGCGTTAAAAATGGTCGATTTTGAACGTGCTGCTAAGGTTTCAGGTGCGCGATTCGTATTCTTAACAGGTGAAGGTGCACAATTAGAAAGAGCGTTAATGAATTACATGATTACAAAACATACAACACAACATGGTTATACTGAAATGATGGTGCCACAATTAGTAAATGCAGATTCAATGTACGGTACAGGTCAATTGCCTAAATTTGAAGAAGATTTATTTAAAGTTGAAAAGGAAGGCTTATATACAATTCCAACAGCTGAAGTACCACTTACGAACTACTATCGTAATGAAATTATTGATCCAGACGTGCTACCAGCTAAATTTACAGCACAATCAGCATGTTATCGCAGTGAAGCGGGTTCTGCTGGACGTGATACAAGAGGCCTTATTCGTTTACACCAATTCGATAAAGTAGAAATGGTGCGCGTAGAAAAACCTGAAGACTCTTGGCAAGCACTTGAAGAAATGACGGGACATGCAGAAGCAATATTAGAAGAACTTGGTTTACCTTATCGTCGTGTAAACTTATGCACAGGAGATATTGGATTTGGCGCAAGTAAAACTTATGATTTAGAAGTTTGGTTACCGAGCTATAATGATTACAAAGAAATAAGTTCTTGTTCAAATATTACTGATTTCCAAGCGCGTCGAGCTAATATTCGTTTCAAACGTGATAAAAATTCAAAACCAGAGTTAGTCCACACACTTAATGGTAGTGGTTTAGCAGTTGGACGTACATTTGCCGCTATAGTTGAAAATTATCAAAATGAAGATGGATCAGTAACAATTCCAGAAGTATTGGTTCCATTTATGGGTGGTAAAACAGTTATTCAATAAGTTCAATAAATATAATAAAGTAACACTAAGAATCGCATGACAACAAACTTTGTCATGTGGTTTTTTGTTTTATAAGGTAGGGTAGGGGAGGTGTAAATAAAGAAAAAATTATAAAAATATTAAAAACAAAGCGGCGAATCAGAAGAGAAATAGATGAAGTGCTAGAGAAAACGAGAGGGATGTCTAAAGATTTAAAGAAAATTCTGAAACTATAATTAGGTTGTTAAATCAACGTCTTTACACATCCGTTTGTCTTCTGTCACACAAACGGATGTGTAAAGACGTTGAATGATGTTTATACTTTATATTAAAATACAGCTATTATTTTAGTTAGTATAAAGGAGTGAGACTGTGGAGGCACATGTAACGTTTAGACAAGGTGTTAAAGAATGCATACCTACGTTGTTAGGGTATGCAGGGGTGGGATTGTCATTTGGTATTGTGGCAATAGCCTCAGGTTTTAGTTTGTTGGAAATCGTTTTGCTCAGTCTTGTCATTTATGCTGGTGCAGCGCAGTTTATTATTTGTGCGTTAGTCATATCAGGAACACCTATTTCGGCGATTATTTTAACTACTTTTATTGTTAATTCTAGAATGTTTTTACTGAGTATGACGCTTGCACCAAGTTATAAAAACTATGGATTATTTAACCGGCTAGGTCTTGGGACGTTAATTACAGATGAAACGTTTGGTGTCGCGATTACGCCACATCTAAAAGGGGAAAAAATTAATGACCGCTGGCTACATGGATTAAATATTACTGCATACTTATTTTGGACGCTTGCTTCGATTGCGGGCGCAGTTTTTGGTAAATACATACATAACCCAGATGCATTAGGTCTCGATTTCGCAATTACTGCTATGTTTATCTTTTTAGCAATTTCCCAGTTTGAAACTATTCAACGCTCACACATTAAGACTTATCTTGTATTAATCGTGTGCGTCATTATTATGATGCTTTTATTTAGTTTGATAATGCCGTCATACATAGCAATTATTCTTGCAGCTACACTAACGGCTACTTTAGGGGTGGTGATGGATCGATGACAACTACAATACATATGCTAATGATTATCTTATTGTGTGGTATTGTGACATGGCTTACACGTGTAATACCATTCGTTATGATATCCAAGATACGTTTATCTGAAAAGACAGTAAAATGGCTATCTTTTATTCCTATAACATTATTTACAGCGTTGGTTATTGATGGAGCAATAGAACAACATGAAGGTAGCATGGGTTATAATTTGAACGTGCCATTCTTAGTCACGATGATCCCAACCATTTTGATTGCACTATACACCAGAAGTCTAACGATTACGATCATTAGTGGAATTGTTATTACAGCAATTATACGATGGTTCTTTTAATTATTTCATTGATGTAAGTCGTAATATCCGTTAGAATGACAATAATTAGAAAATTATGAAATTTATTTCACGTATGTTTATTAGGCAATGACATTTAGTACACTGAGACATATACAATTAAAATCAAATCTTATTTCGAGAAGCTGAGGGATTTGGCCCCGTGAAGCTTCAGCAACCGGCTAGTTTAAGTACGGTGCTAAAACCAACGAGAGACTCGAATGATAAGTATTATTAACTTCTTACTTATAATGAGTGAGGAGTTTTTTATTAAGTGGGGGGTAAATCATGACGGATTATACGGTTGATACATTAGAATTAGGGCCATTTACAACAGAGTCAGGTGAGACAATCTCTAACCTAAAGTTACGATATGAGCATGTTGGATTAACAGGACAACCGCTTGTCGTAGTATGCCATGCGTTAACAGGAAACCATTTAACTTATGGAACAAGTGAAAATCCCGGTTGGTGGAGAGAAATTATTGACGGTGGTTATATGCCAATACATGATTATCAATTTTTAACATTTAATGTAATAGGTAGCCCGTATGGTTCAAGTTCAGCGCTAACTGATGAAGATTTTCCACAACATCTTACGTTACGTGATATTGTACGCGCCATAGAATTGGGTATTGAAACATTAGGACATCAAAAAATTAATATTCTTATCGGTGGGTCTTTAGGCGGCATGCAAGCAGTGGAATTATTGTACAACCGTAAATTTGTTGTTGAAAAGGCTGTGATTCTTGCAGCTACAGATAGAACTTCCTCGTATAGCCGTGCCTTTAATCAAATTGCGAGACAGTCTATCCATTTGGATCGCAAGGAAGGCATGAGTATTGCAAGACAGCTGGGGTTCTTAACGTATCGTTCATCTAAAAGTTATGATAAGCGTTTTACACCAGACCAAGTCGTGGCTTATCAAAAACACCAAGGCGATAAATTCAAAAATTACTTTGATGCAGCTTGCTATTTAACACTACTGGATGTCTTGGACAGTCATGACGTAGATAGAGGGCGTGATGACGTGGACGCCGTGTTTAGGCAATTAGATACGAAAGTAATGACTATGGGATTTACAGATGACTTGCTTTATCCAGATGACCTTGTACGTGCAGTAGGGGAGCGCTTTAAATATCATAAACACTTTTTTGTGCCAGATAATGTGGGGCATGATGGTTTCTTACTTAATTTTAATGACTGGGCACCTAATTTATATCATTTCTTAAAAGTTTCTCAATTTAAAAGAAAATGATATGGCCTGAGTGAGCTAAATAAAATGACTTATAGGACGAGAAGTAGTAACTATACTAGGCATATTTCATGCATGGTTCTTACTTGTCGTCCTATTTTTATGTGAATGAACCATAAGCAACTACAGACTAATACAATTTATTTTAATCTTTAATTAATATGGGCGACAAAATTGTGAAAAAGTTTTAAAGAGGTTAAAATAGAAGTTATAGTCAAAAATAGTATGGGAGTGGCGAATTTGTTT
It encodes the following:
- a CDS encoding NAD(P)H-hydrate dehydratase, with the translated sequence MEILSSVSIPKRKDETHKGDYGKILLIGGNVNLGGAIMLAARACVYSGSGLITVATHPTNHAALHSRCPEAMVIDINDTKMLTKMIENTDCILIGPGLGCDFKGNNAITFLLQNIQPHQTLIVDGDAITIFSKLKPAIPTCKVIFTPHQKEWERLSNIPIEEQTDERNREAADRIGATIVLKKHGTEIYFKDNEYKLPIGTPAMATGGMGDTLAGMITSFVGQFNDMQEAVTSAVYAHSFIGEKLAETMYVVPPSRLISEIPHIMKTLED
- the hutH gene encoding histidine ammonia-lyase, which produces MTLQLNGDILTINDIKRFLYEEDSVAITEDAYERVKKSRAIVENIIKNKETIYGITTGFGLFSDVRIDEGEYNQLQVNLIRSHACGIGKPFSEEVSLVMMILRLNTLLKGHSGATVDLVDQLVYFINQRIIPVVPQQGSLGASGDLAPLSHLALALIGEGNVFYQGEEVDSRYVLKKLNHKALELQAKEGLALINGTQAMTAQGVINYIEAENLGYQAEWISALTHQALNGITDAYNENVHKVRNFQEQIDVAARMLDWLEGSELTTKQGEVRVQDAYTLRCIPQIHGASFQVFNYVKEKLECEMNAANDNPLIFDEGDEKLVISGGNFHGQPIAFALDFLKLGVSELANVSERRLERLVNPQLNNGLPAFLSPQPGLQSGAMIMQYAAASLVSENKTLAHPASVDSIPSSANQEDHVSMGTIGARHGYQMIENARRVLAIETIIALQAVEYKDIDKLSPKTYEKYQSLRQLVPSITEDRQFHKDIEAVSQYLQDMAYSDEI
- the serS gene encoding serine--tRNA ligase; this encodes MLDIKVFRNEPDFIKEKVKKRGMDVKVVDDVLELDEQRRQLISKAEEMKAERNKVSGEIAQKKRNKEDADDAITAMRNLGDEIKALDDTLNQVDQELNDKLSRIPNIIQDEVPEGATEDDNVEVKRWGTPRSFDFEAQAHWDLVEALKMVDFERAAKVSGARFVFLTGEGAQLERALMNYMITKHTTQHGYTEMMVPQLVNADSMYGTGQLPKFEEDLFKVEKEGLYTIPTAEVPLTNYYRNEIIDPDVLPAKFTAQSACYRSEAGSAGRDTRGLIRLHQFDKVEMVRVEKPEDSWQALEEMTGHAEAILEELGLPYRRVNLCTGDIGFGASKTYDLEVWLPSYNDYKEISSCSNITDFQARRANIRFKRDKNSKPELVHTLNGSGLAVGRTFAAIVENYQNEDGSVTIPEVLVPFMGGKTVIQ
- a CDS encoding AzlC family ABC transporter permease, with product MEAHVTFRQGVKECIPTLLGYAGVGLSFGIVAIASGFSLLEIVLLSLVIYAGAAQFIICALVISGTPISAIILTTFIVNSRMFLLSMTLAPSYKNYGLFNRLGLGTLITDETFGVAITPHLKGEKINDRWLHGLNITAYLFWTLASIAGAVFGKYIHNPDALGLDFAITAMFIFLAISQFETIQRSHIKTYLVLIVCVIIMMLLFSLIMPSYIAIILAATLTATLGVVMDR
- a CDS encoding AzlD domain-containing protein produces the protein MTTTIHMLMIILLCGIVTWLTRVIPFVMISKIRLSEKTVKWLSFIPITLFTALVIDGAIEQHEGSMGYNLNVPFLVTMIPTILIALYTRSLTITIISGIVITAIIRWFF
- the metX gene encoding homoserine O-acetyltransferase MetX; the encoded protein is MTDYTVDTLELGPFTTESGETISNLKLRYEHVGLTGQPLVVVCHALTGNHLTYGTSENPGWWREIIDGGYMPIHDYQFLTFNVIGSPYGSSSALTDEDFPQHLTLRDIVRAIELGIETLGHQKINILIGGSLGGMQAVELLYNRKFVVEKAVILAATDRTSSYSRAFNQIARQSIHLDRKEGMSIARQLGFLTYRSSKSYDKRFTPDQVVAYQKHQGDKFKNYFDAACYLTLLDVLDSHDVDRGRDDVDAVFRQLDTKVMTMGFTDDLLYPDDLVRAVGERFKYHKHFFVPDNVGHDGFLLNFNDWAPNLYHFLKVSQFKRK